From Haloarcula sp. CBA1127, a single genomic window includes:
- a CDS encoding universal stress protein translates to MQTFVLATNSETVSQTLCSYLEGVLDPEDSVYAVNSQPGGDRTPPDAVADGKAALKVVSDRLGDQVSVETYQIIRGNSPAEDIFDIAADVDADELVIGVRKRSQTDRLIFGSVAQDIMRQSDYPMRVVPRE, encoded by the coding sequence ATGCAGACCTTCGTGCTCGCGACGAACTCCGAGACAGTCAGCCAGACACTGTGTTCGTACCTCGAAGGCGTCCTCGACCCGGAAGACAGTGTGTACGCGGTCAACTCACAGCCGGGTGGAGACAGAACGCCACCGGACGCGGTCGCCGACGGGAAGGCCGCACTAAAGGTGGTCTCGGACCGCCTAGGCGACCAGGTGTCCGTCGAGACCTACCAGATCATCCGGGGCAACAGTCCGGCTGAGGACATTTTCGACATCGCCGCAGACGTCGATGCCGACGAACTCGTCATCGGCGTCCGCAAGCGAAGCCAGACCGACCGGCTCATCTTCGGTAGCGTCGCCCAAGATATCATGCGGCAGTCTGACTACCCGATGCGGGTCGTTCCCCGGGAGTGA
- a CDS encoding sodium:proline symporter encodes MASSAVVLGLTAATVLVFTGIGLFAARGRIDSVETYISARDSAGSGTLAATVIASMMGVWILLSPAEAGAAFGGLPAVLGYAIGSAIPLVLFIPVGARIREVMPAGHSLTEFAYARFGSGMYLLVLLVSVFYMFIFLAAEMTGIAGALALVADVPLWQTSLLIGGFVLVYTTYGGLLASIVTDTVQTLVILPLLAVGFGGALLSLGGTSEFHATVVSADPTLLDPSFGPGLQFGLYVAFALLGANMLNQGVWQRVYAADGEGALRRGMGIAALVVVPMLLLSGLFGIAAAGLGLTESGSASIAFFLVVAEAFPTWVTLAVVVLAVLLVMSSADTMFNAIASVVTADLARLLDDPDQRTLWLGGRGLTVAVALAAMFIGAQGYSVLQLFLTADLLAAGVFVPFLAGLYTERLTGPGAVVSGIVGLLVGFIYFPSLRGLVSAIPGIGSMLPAPSFLIAFAGATLVSAALTVAATVLGGADADLDSLGREVRALDDPVADGGSEQ; translated from the coding sequence ATGGCTTCCTCGGCTGTGGTCCTCGGCCTGACCGCGGCGACCGTGCTCGTGTTCACCGGCATTGGCCTCTTCGCCGCGCGCGGTCGCATCGACTCGGTGGAAACGTACATTTCGGCCCGCGACTCGGCCGGCAGCGGGACCCTCGCCGCGACAGTCATCGCGTCGATGATGGGCGTCTGGATTCTGCTGAGCCCCGCCGAGGCCGGGGCCGCGTTCGGCGGACTCCCCGCCGTGCTGGGCTACGCCATCGGCAGCGCGATTCCGCTCGTCCTCTTTATACCGGTCGGGGCTCGCATCCGCGAGGTGATGCCTGCGGGGCACTCGCTGACGGAGTTCGCCTACGCTCGCTTTGGCTCCGGGATGTACCTGCTCGTCCTGCTGGTCTCAGTGTTCTATATGTTCATCTTCCTCGCCGCGGAGATGACCGGCATCGCCGGCGCGCTCGCGCTCGTCGCAGATGTGCCGCTCTGGCAGACCTCGCTGCTCATCGGCGGCTTCGTCCTCGTCTACACGACCTACGGTGGGCTGCTCGCCAGCATCGTCACCGACACCGTCCAGACGCTGGTCATCCTCCCGCTTCTGGCCGTCGGCTTCGGCGGCGCACTCCTTTCGCTTGGAGGCACGAGCGAATTCCACGCGACGGTGGTGTCGGCCGACCCGACACTGCTCGACCCGTCGTTCGGTCCCGGCCTGCAGTTCGGGCTGTACGTCGCGTTCGCTCTCTTGGGAGCAAATATGCTGAACCAAGGCGTCTGGCAGCGGGTGTACGCCGCCGACGGCGAGGGCGCTTTGCGGCGTGGGATGGGCATCGCCGCCCTCGTGGTCGTCCCGATGCTCCTGCTGTCGGGGCTGTTCGGCATCGCCGCCGCGGGGCTGGGACTCACTGAGTCTGGGTCCGCAAGCATCGCCTTCTTCCTCGTGGTGGCAGAGGCGTTCCCGACATGGGTGACCCTCGCCGTCGTCGTCCTCGCCGTCCTGCTGGTGATGAGTTCGGCCGATACCATGTTCAACGCTATCGCCAGCGTCGTCACGGCTGACCTCGCTCGACTGCTCGATGACCCCGACCAGCGAACCCTGTGGCTCGGCGGTCGCGGGCTGACGGTCGCTGTTGCGCTCGCCGCGATGTTCATCGGCGCGCAGGGGTACAGCGTCCTCCAGTTGTTCCTGACGGCAGACCTGCTTGCCGCTGGCGTCTTCGTGCCCTTCCTCGCCGGCCTCTACACTGAGCGGCTCACCGGCCCGGGCGCAGTAGTCTCTGGCATCGTGGGGCTACTTGTCGGGTTCATCTACTTCCCATCACTCCGTGGCCTCGTCAGCGCCATACCAGGCATCGGGAGTATGCTGCCAGCGCCGTCGTTCCTCATTGCCTTCGCCGGTGCAACGCTCGTTTCGGCCGCTCTCACCGTCGCGGCGACCGTTCTCGGTGGAGCCGATGCCGACCTCGACAGCCTCGGCCGAGAGGTCCGCGCGCTTGACGATCCGGTGGCTGACGGGGGGTCCGAGCAATGA
- the pth2 gene encoding peptidyl-tRNA hydrolase Pth2, translating to MKQAIVARADIGMGEGKLAAQVAHASLSAYEDAGPKPRKAWKGAGQKKVVLKATSESELFELADVAEREGLPHAVVRDAGHTQLDPGTVTALAVGPAEDELVDRVTGDLPLF from the coding sequence ATGAAGCAGGCTATCGTCGCGCGGGCCGACATCGGTATGGGCGAGGGCAAACTCGCCGCCCAGGTTGCCCACGCCTCGCTGTCGGCCTACGAGGACGCCGGCCCGAAACCCCGCAAAGCCTGGAAGGGTGCGGGGCAGAAGAAAGTCGTCCTGAAGGCCACCAGCGAGTCCGAGCTGTTCGAACTCGCAGATGTGGCCGAGCGCGAAGGCCTGCCGCATGCGGTCGTCCGAGACGCCGGCCACACACAGCTCGACCCGGGAACCGTCACGGCCCTCGCCGTCGGCCCCGCCGAGGACGAGCTGGTGGACCGCGTCACCGGCGACCTGCCGCTGTTCTGA
- a CDS encoding short-chain fatty acid transporter — translation MSANNTGETALERIGYRLSAWVERWMPSPFLFALILSYVVFLAGVGLTGAGPVEMVGFWYDGFWAFLTFSMQMVLILMTGFVVAYHPRVNAGIRRLTEIPSTGKQAVVLVGLLTMLLGWVHWGLSLILGAIFAREMGKTAHENGIDVHYPVLCVAGYLGLGLTWHWGLSGSAPLLLATEGNEFIQQGVIDVVVSASETIFHPYGLILTGLSIAYALVVLYVITPTGDQARGITHYIPEDDLFESASDGGVETTATTKQVPAERLNHSRVLGGIIGLTGIVLVASQFVQSGIDALGLNIVNFGFLTIGIFIYMDPQTYREKFGEAATAASGIVLLFPFFAGIQGMMATSGLAQLMANALISASTPQTFPVIAWLTGATVNIFAPSGGGEWIILGPPILEAAQNLGVPAGQATMAYAVGDAHTNLLNPFWALPLLAITRIKAREMFGYAIAMLLALTPFLAVVLFVLPY, via the coding sequence ATGTCAGCTAATAACACAGGCGAAACTGCCCTCGAACGTATCGGCTATCGGCTCTCTGCGTGGGTGGAACGGTGGATGCCGAGCCCGTTCCTGTTCGCGCTCATTCTCAGCTACGTCGTGTTTCTGGCCGGTGTCGGCCTCACCGGGGCCGGTCCCGTGGAGATGGTCGGGTTCTGGTACGACGGCTTCTGGGCCTTCCTGACGTTCTCGATGCAAATGGTCCTCATCCTGATGACGGGCTTCGTCGTCGCGTACCACCCGCGTGTCAACGCCGGCATCCGGCGGCTAACAGAGATTCCCAGCACCGGAAAACAGGCGGTTGTCCTCGTCGGCCTGTTGACGATGCTGCTTGGCTGGGTCCACTGGGGACTGAGCCTCATCCTCGGCGCGATTTTCGCCCGGGAGATGGGCAAGACCGCCCACGAGAACGGCATCGATGTCCACTATCCGGTCCTCTGCGTGGCGGGCTATCTCGGCCTCGGCCTCACCTGGCACTGGGGGCTGTCCGGGTCCGCGCCGCTCCTGCTTGCGACAGAGGGCAACGAGTTCATCCAGCAGGGCGTCATCGACGTCGTCGTCTCCGCCTCGGAGACCATCTTCCACCCCTACGGCCTCATTCTGACCGGCCTGTCGATAGCCTACGCCCTCGTCGTCCTCTACGTCATCACACCGACTGGTGACCAGGCGCGGGGCATCACGCACTACATCCCCGAAGACGATTTGTTCGAGTCCGCGAGTGACGGCGGCGTTGAGACGACTGCGACCACCAAGCAGGTCCCGGCCGAGCGTCTCAACCACAGCCGCGTTCTCGGCGGGATTATCGGCCTGACCGGCATCGTACTCGTCGCCTCGCAGTTCGTCCAGTCCGGTATCGACGCGCTCGGGCTGAACATCGTCAACTTCGGCTTCCTGACGATTGGCATCTTCATCTACATGGACCCACAGACCTACCGAGAGAAGTTCGGCGAGGCGGCGACCGCCGCGTCTGGCATCGTGTTGCTCTTTCCGTTCTTCGCCGGCATTCAGGGGATGATGGCAACCTCCGGGCTGGCGCAGTTGATGGCCAACGCGCTCATCTCGGCCTCGACGCCCCAGACGTTCCCGGTCATCGCCTGGCTCACCGGCGCGACGGTCAACATCTTCGCTCCCTCCGGCGGCGGCGAGTGGATCATCCTCGGGCCGCCGATTCTCGAAGCCGCGCAGAACCTCGGCGTCCCGGCCGGGCAGGCGACGATGGCCTACGCCGTCGGTGACGCCCATACGAACCTCCTGAACCCCTTCTGGGCGCTGCCGCTGCTCGCCATCACCCGCATCAAAGCCCGGGAGATGTTCGGCTACGCCATCGCAATGTTGCTCGCGCTCACGCCGTTCCTGGCGGTCGTGCTGTTCGTTCTGCCGTACTGA
- a CDS encoding C-terminal binding protein: MSYKVVVSDTKMIDGETRAAVLDGVDATVETIAAKEPAAVAHAVDGADALIVDAGTQVMAEVVDAADSLKVVGRAGIGVDNIDIRAAAEAGVAVVNVPEYSVEEVSTHTFALVLACLRKIPTFDRSVKRGEWEWAVGQPIRRLAGSTVGLVAFGKLASRFAAKLRGFDVDVIAYDPYAPEYRMGDLGVESVTFETLLSDSDIVSLHAPLTDETRGMIDADALDRMRDDALLVNTARGGLVDETALYDALVSSDLGGAGLDVRETEPPGDSPLHDLDSVVCSPHVAWYSEASRVELTQTVAEDVIRVLRGEEPENPVDPETGWF; encoded by the coding sequence ATGTCATACAAAGTCGTCGTCTCTGACACCAAGATGATCGACGGAGAGACACGGGCGGCGGTGCTTGATGGGGTTGACGCGACCGTCGAAACGATAGCGGCGAAAGAGCCGGCGGCTGTCGCACACGCAGTGGATGGTGCGGACGCACTGATCGTCGATGCCGGCACACAGGTCATGGCCGAGGTCGTCGACGCCGCTGACTCACTCAAAGTGGTGGGCCGAGCCGGCATCGGCGTGGACAACATCGACATCCGGGCGGCAGCCGAGGCTGGCGTGGCGGTCGTCAACGTCCCGGAGTACTCTGTGGAGGAGGTGTCGACCCACACGTTCGCGCTCGTGCTCGCTTGCCTGCGGAAGATACCCACGTTCGACCGCTCGGTCAAGCGCGGCGAGTGGGAGTGGGCTGTCGGACAGCCGATCCGTCGCCTCGCCGGCAGCACCGTCGGCCTCGTCGCCTTCGGCAAGCTCGCCAGCCGGTTCGCCGCGAAGCTCCGGGGGTTCGACGTTGATGTCATCGCCTACGACCCGTACGCGCCCGAGTACCGGATGGGAGACCTCGGCGTTGAGTCGGTCACCTTCGAGACGCTGTTGAGCGATTCCGACATCGTCTCGCTGCACGCCCCCCTGACCGACGAGACGCGTGGGATGATCGACGCGGACGCGCTCGACCGGATGCGCGACGACGCGCTGCTCGTGAACACGGCCAGGGGCGGGCTCGTCGACGAAACGGCGCTGTACGACGCACTCGTCAGCAGTGATCTCGGCGGGGCCGGACTGGACGTTCGCGAGACGGAACCGCCCGGCGATTCGCCGCTGCACGACCTCGACAGCGTCGTCTGTAGCCCCCACGTCGCGTGGTATTCCGAGGCGTCCCGGGTCGAACTGACACAGACGGTGGCCGAAGACGTCATCCGGGTACTGCGCGGCGAGGAACCCGAGAACCCCGTGGACCCCGAAACCGGCTGGTTCTGA
- a CDS encoding MFS transporter, giving the protein MATETGADEDVDLLDSFRQFFALERDVLVLSLSMLAFSLAFQMTSRYIPEYMRILGASAGVIGLYGSVGNLISAVYPYPGGAVSDRIGSRLALTAFATLATVGFGIWYLASVIGDITLGATTLPAWTLVFVGLFLAQAWKSFGLGATFAIVKQSVPPQRLAMGFASTEMFRRIGFLLGPLAAAALLATTATFVDGFQRVLLVALACGLVATVAQHFLYDASEDTLGKSFEGIDQILADLRTMPATLRPLLVADTFVRFANGMVYVFFVIVVTEFLSVGFTGFGVQLRPDAFFGVLLGVEMVVAILSMAPVAKLTEWAGLKPAVALGFLVYAVFPLLLIFAPGNQWVLVLLFAFSGLRFAGLPAHKALIVGPAEQDAGGRVTGTYYLLRNTLVIPSAALGGWLYGSEWAVAIGDVVIQAGPELAFGVATVVGLVGVVYFIVFGREFEAYE; this is encoded by the coding sequence ATGGCAACTGAGACGGGGGCCGACGAGGACGTAGACCTGCTCGATTCCTTCCGACAGTTCTTTGCGCTGGAGCGGGACGTGCTCGTCCTGTCGCTGTCCATGCTGGCGTTCAGCCTTGCGTTCCAGATGACCAGCCGATATATTCCCGAGTATATGCGGATTCTGGGTGCCAGTGCCGGCGTCATCGGTCTGTACGGCAGCGTCGGGAACCTCATCAGCGCGGTGTACCCCTATCCCGGCGGCGCGGTGTCGGACCGCATCGGCTCGCGGCTGGCGCTGACCGCTTTCGCGACGCTAGCGACGGTCGGCTTCGGCATCTGGTATCTCGCCTCGGTCATCGGCGATATCACACTCGGCGCGACGACGCTGCCGGCCTGGACGCTTGTGTTCGTCGGCCTCTTTCTCGCACAGGCCTGGAAGTCCTTCGGGCTGGGCGCGACGTTCGCCATCGTGAAGCAGAGTGTCCCGCCACAGCGACTGGCGATGGGGTTTGCCAGCACGGAGATGTTCCGCCGCATCGGCTTCCTGCTCGGACCACTCGCCGCCGCGGCGCTGCTCGCGACGACTGCGACCTTCGTCGACGGCTTCCAGCGCGTGTTGCTGGTCGCGCTGGCCTGTGGCCTCGTCGCTACCGTCGCCCAGCACTTCCTCTACGACGCCAGCGAGGACACGCTCGGAAAGTCCTTCGAGGGCATCGACCAGATACTCGCCGACCTTCGGACGATGCCGGCGACGCTCCGCCCCCTTCTGGTCGCCGATACGTTCGTCCGCTTCGCTAATGGCATGGTGTACGTCTTCTTCGTCATCGTCGTCACCGAGTTCCTCTCTGTGGGATTCACCGGCTTCGGCGTGCAACTGCGGCCTGACGCCTTCTTCGGCGTCCTGCTCGGCGTCGAGATGGTCGTCGCTATCCTTTCGATGGCTCCCGTCGCAAAGCTCACCGAGTGGGCCGGCCTCAAGCCTGCCGTCGCGCTCGGCTTCCTCGTCTACGCCGTCTTCCCGCTCTTGCTCATCTTCGCGCCGGGCAACCAGTGGGTGCTGGTGCTCCTGTTCGCGTTCTCCGGCCTGCGCTTTGCCGGCCTGCCCGCCCACAAGGCACTCATCGTCGGCCCGGCAGAACAGGACGCTGGCGGCCGCGTCACCGGGACGTACTACCTGCTTCGGAACACGCTCGTCATCCCTAGCGCCGCGCTCGGTGGCTGGCTCTACGGCAGTGAGTGGGCGGTGGCTATCGGCGATGTCGTCATACAGGCTGGCCCGGAACTGGCCTTCGGTGTTGCGACGGTGGTCGGCCTTGTCGGCGTCGTTTACTTCATCGTCTTCGGCCGGGAGTTCGAGGCGTACGAATGA
- the tenA gene encoding thiaminase II: MAFSDHLLDIGEDIWDAQKDHPFVRELADGTLDEAAFKHWVKQDYRYLQDYARLFALAGATAGDESTMTHLLGVAHQVLGTEMDLHREFASDYDISERELESTEKAPTCLAYTNFLVRTAYEGHEAEIAAALYPCMQGYLDVAEHMADLADGEHRYTPFIEMYTSDDFREATGWCRAYVDRCGERYPGQRDAMEDAFRTSAKLEHRFWEMAYTQEGWEL; encoded by the coding sequence ATGGCATTCAGCGACCACCTGCTCGACATCGGTGAGGACATCTGGGACGCACAGAAGGACCACCCGTTCGTTCGCGAACTGGCCGACGGGACGCTCGACGAGGCGGCGTTCAAACACTGGGTGAAACAGGACTACCGATACCTGCAAGACTACGCACGGTTGTTCGCGCTCGCTGGGGCGACGGCCGGCGACGAGTCGACGATGACGCACCTGCTCGGGGTCGCACACCAGGTGCTCGGCACCGAGATGGACCTGCATCGGGAGTTCGCGTCGGACTACGACATCTCGGAGCGTGAGCTGGAGTCGACCGAGAAGGCCCCGACGTGTCTGGCGTACACGAACTTCCTCGTTCGGACAGCCTACGAGGGACACGAGGCGGAGATCGCCGCCGCGCTGTACCCCTGTATGCAGGGCTATCTCGACGTGGCCGAACACATGGCTGACCTGGCCGACGGCGAGCACCGGTACACGCCGTTCATCGAGATGTACACCAGCGACGACTTCCGCGAGGCGACGGGCTGGTGTCGGGCGTACGTCGACCGCTGTGGCGAGCGCTATCCCGGCCAACGCGACGCCATGGAGGACGCGTTCCGCACAAGCGCGAAGCTCGAACACCGGTTCTGGGAGATGGCCTACACGCAGGAGGGGTGGGAGCTATGA
- a CDS encoding thiamine-phosphate synthase family protein has product MTLQLPSEIVVERFLPTARAMLATRLDEEGWTQQEIADQLGVTQAAVSKYGSGSVTIEERFREDTRMQQTIERIADGLAAGEMDEFAVLGELLALVREFEDRGPICAVHEEEMPALQGMGCDLCVRGTDTAVQAERTVLSSVRRATRLLANSDVVVDAIPNVGMNVGMALPDAEDALDVAAVPGRIHDLRGRVNVPSNPEFGASEHVAGTILAAMAVDPSCRAALNLTTDEAFLDAARRRGIEPLEFDAGYEDRDERLEATFRERGDVPRVIYHGGAFGIEPITYVFGESAVEAAELMIELLDAADT; this is encoded by the coding sequence ATGACACTGCAGTTACCGAGTGAGATTGTGGTCGAGCGATTTCTCCCGACGGCTCGGGCGATGCTCGCCACGAGGCTCGACGAGGAGGGCTGGACCCAGCAGGAGATCGCCGACCAGCTCGGCGTGACACAGGCCGCAGTGAGCAAATACGGCAGCGGCTCGGTCACCATCGAGGAGCGGTTCCGGGAGGACACCCGGATGCAACAGACCATCGAGCGCATCGCCGATGGGCTGGCCGCGGGCGAGATGGACGAGTTCGCGGTGCTGGGCGAACTGCTCGCTCTGGTGCGGGAGTTCGAGGACCGGGGGCCCATCTGTGCGGTCCACGAGGAGGAGATGCCGGCGCTACAGGGGATGGGCTGTGACCTCTGTGTTCGGGGGACAGACACCGCGGTACAGGCGGAACGGACCGTCCTGTCGTCGGTCCGGCGAGCCACGCGACTGCTGGCGAACAGCGATGTCGTCGTCGATGCCATCCCGAACGTGGGGATGAACGTCGGCATGGCGCTGCCGGACGCTGAAGACGCACTCGACGTGGCGGCGGTCCCCGGCCGGATTCACGACCTGCGAGGGCGGGTCAACGTCCCATCGAACCCCGAGTTCGGCGCGTCAGAACACGTCGCGGGGACGATACTGGCCGCGATGGCGGTCGACCCCTCGTGTCGAGCGGCGCTCAATCTGACGACCGATGAAGCGTTCCTCGATGCCGCCCGGAGACGGGGTATCGAGCCGCTGGAGTTCGACGCCGGCTACGAGGATCGGGACGAACGGCTCGAAGCCACTTTCCGCGAACGCGGCGATGTCCCCCGTGTTATCTACCACGGCGGCGCGTTCGGCATCGAGCCGATAACCTACGTTTTCGGTGAGTCAGCGGTCGAAGCTGCTGAGCTCATGATCGAACTCCTCGACGCTGCTGACACCTGA
- a CDS encoding TenA family protein, with the protein MTAKTYSAYAEHTDEPRFTDWLREQSQPDWDAAVEHRFVEELGAGTLDEDAFAEYLVQDYAFVDELVGTFGHAVGQAPDMAAKRQFVEFLDTVTDEEDDYFERSFAALGVADSRWQNPEPTDSTAAFIDLLGRAAREGGYAETLAVLVPAEWIYESWATAAAATHGDPDSDGLPSAGMGLPFYFAEWVDLHAVDSFVAFVDWLRGELDGVGPTLSPRREARVASLFDRTVTLERQFFETAYEGSPATADSEVSP; encoded by the coding sequence ATGACGGCCAAAACATACTCAGCGTACGCCGAGCACACCGACGAGCCCCGGTTCACCGACTGGCTCCGGGAGCAGAGTCAGCCGGACTGGGACGCCGCCGTCGAGCACCGGTTTGTCGAGGAACTCGGGGCCGGCACGCTCGACGAAGACGCGTTCGCCGAGTATCTGGTGCAGGACTACGCGTTCGTCGACGAACTCGTCGGCACGTTCGGCCACGCGGTCGGCCAGGCGCCGGATATGGCCGCCAAACGACAGTTCGTGGAGTTCCTCGATACCGTGACCGACGAGGAAGACGACTACTTCGAGCGCTCCTTTGCCGCGCTGGGTGTCGCCGATTCGCGCTGGCAAAACCCAGAGCCGACGGATTCGACGGCGGCGTTTATCGACTTGCTCGGTCGCGCCGCCCGAGAAGGCGGGTATGCCGAGACGCTGGCCGTCCTCGTTCCGGCAGAGTGGATATACGAGTCGTGGGCGACGGCGGCTGCCGCGACCCACGGTGACCCTGACAGTGATGGCCTTCCCAGCGCGGGGATGGGCCTGCCGTTCTACTTCGCCGAGTGGGTCGACCTCCACGCTGTCGACTCCTTCGTCGCGTTCGTCGACTGGCTCCGGGGCGAACTTGACGGCGTCGGACCGACGCTTTCGCCCCGCCGGGAGGCCCGCGTCGCGTCGTTGTTTGACCGCACGGTCACACTCGAACGACAGTTCTTCGAGACGGCCTACGAAGGGAGCCCGGCGACGGCCGATAGCGAGGTGAGCCCGTAG
- the psmB gene encoding archaeal proteasome endopeptidase complex subunit beta, which yields MHDPENRLTDAYEPEVGNLPNEDGGRDEENVVKTGTTTVGLSTENGVVIATDRRASLGGRFVSNKQVQKVEQIHPTAAMTLVGSVGGAQSFIRSLRAEADLYEVRRDEPLSIHALATLAGNFARGGPYFAINPIVGGVDEEGSHVYSVDPAGGVLEDDYTVTGSGTMVATGTIEGQYDHGMSLSEARDLAIRAVNAAAERDTGSGNGVVLAEITDEGVEIDAFDDYESAE from the coding sequence ATGCACGACCCCGAGAACCGACTGACTGACGCCTACGAACCCGAGGTCGGCAACCTGCCGAACGAGGACGGCGGCCGCGACGAGGAGAACGTCGTCAAGACCGGGACGACCACCGTCGGCCTCTCGACGGAGAACGGCGTTGTCATCGCGACGGACCGGCGCGCCTCTCTCGGTGGCCGCTTCGTCTCGAACAAGCAGGTCCAGAAGGTCGAGCAGATCCACCCGACGGCCGCGATGACGCTGGTCGGCAGCGTCGGCGGGGCACAGTCGTTCATCCGCTCGCTTCGCGCCGAGGCCGACCTCTACGAGGTCCGCCGCGACGAACCGCTCTCGATTCACGCGCTGGCGACGCTTGCGGGCAACTTCGCCCGCGGCGGCCCGTACTTCGCTATCAACCCCATCGTCGGCGGCGTCGACGAAGAGGGGAGCCACGTCTACAGCGTCGACCCAGCCGGTGGTGTGCTTGAAGACGACTACACCGTCACTGGCTCCGGGACGATGGTCGCAACGGGGACCATCGAAGGGCAGTACGACCACGGGATGAGCCTCTCCGAGGCCCGTGACCTGGCGATCCGCGCGGTCAACGCCGCGGCCGAGCGTGACACCGGGTCCGGTAACGGCGTCGTGCTCGCTGAAATCACCGACGAGGGCGTCGAAATCGACGCTTTCGACGACTACGAGTCGGCCGAGTAA
- the psmA gene encoding archaeal proteasome endopeptidase complex subunit alpha encodes MQGNEQQAYDRGITIFSPDGRLYQVEYAREAVKRGTASVGVRTKDGVVIAADRHARSPLIERDSIEKIHEIDSHVGVASAGHVADARQLIDVARRQSQVNRLRYDEPASVESLTKEITDYIQQYTQTGGARPFGVALLVAGIEDGEPRLFETDPSGTPYEWQAVAIGGSREDIQSFLEDEYAEEMDLEGGIELALRALASVNEDGLDATGVDIATIDVETEQFEKLAEEDIAERLDEFELGGEE; translated from the coding sequence ATGCAAGGAAACGAACAACAGGCCTACGACCGCGGGATTACCATCTTCTCCCCGGACGGACGCCTCTATCAGGTCGAGTACGCACGAGAAGCTGTCAAGCGCGGAACCGCAAGCGTGGGAGTTCGAACCAAGGACGGCGTGGTCATCGCCGCCGACCGCCACGCCCGGTCGCCGCTCATCGAGCGCGACAGCATCGAGAAGATCCACGAGATCGACTCCCATGTCGGTGTCGCTAGCGCGGGCCACGTGGCCGACGCACGCCAGCTTATCGACGTGGCGCGCCGGCAGTCACAGGTCAACCGCCTACGCTACGACGAGCCGGCCTCCGTCGAGTCCCTGACCAAGGAGATAACGGATTACATCCAGCAGTACACCCAGACTGGCGGCGCACGCCCGTTCGGTGTCGCGCTGCTGGTCGCCGGTATCGAGGACGGCGAACCGCGCCTCTTCGAGACAGACCCCTCGGGGACGCCCTACGAGTGGCAGGCTGTCGCCATCGGCGGCTCCCGCGAGGACATTCAGTCGTTCCTCGAAGACGAGTACGCCGAGGAGATGGACCTCGAAGGCGGCATCGAACTCGCGCTCCGTGCGCTGGCCTCGGTCAACGAGGACGGCCTCGACGCGACTGGTGTCGACATCGCAACCATCGACGTGGAAACCGAGCAGTTCGAAAAGCTCGCCGAAGAGGACATCGCCGAGCGACTTGACGAGTTCGAACTCGGAGGTGAGGAATAA
- a CDS encoding YIP1 family protein: protein MAEHTPEMPSTIRTFLLRPGAFFEQRRGQLNGFRGGGLALGIAVVVTVVLGVALRLFAAQFTGTVERDNPARPPELMCEDGGVGGITVSGCDEPATRTVEVGSLVWDYATEVLPGLFVDFIIVWIGLMLGLYVGAKLTGGSGRLGETAEITAWGLLPSVVGVAAGGAALVFFAANTDLSASSPELLLEQVQRLQNGLSGFVFLAIQVGTAAWQAYVWAGGLRVVHGISRYAAVAIAVIAATLPVIAA from the coding sequence GTGGCCGAGCACACCCCGGAGATGCCCTCCACTATCCGAACGTTTCTCCTGCGACCGGGGGCGTTCTTCGAGCAACGACGCGGCCAGCTAAACGGATTCCGTGGCGGTGGCCTCGCTCTCGGCATCGCCGTCGTCGTCACAGTCGTTCTCGGAGTCGCGCTCCGGCTGTTCGCCGCGCAGTTCACCGGCACTGTTGAGAGAGACAATCCCGCTCGGCCCCCGGAGCTGATGTGCGAAGACGGTGGCGTCGGCGGAATAACCGTTTCCGGCTGTGACGAACCGGCGACGAGAACTGTCGAAGTCGGCTCGCTCGTCTGGGACTATGCGACTGAGGTCCTTCCGGGGCTGTTTGTCGATTTCATCATCGTCTGGATCGGATTGATGCTCGGTCTATATGTCGGTGCAAAGCTAACCGGTGGCTCCGGCCGGTTGGGCGAGACAGCGGAGATCACTGCCTGGGGACTGCTCCCGTCTGTTGTCGGCGTTGCCGCCGGCGGTGCTGCGCTCGTCTTTTTCGCTGCCAATACCGATCTCTCTGCATCTTCGCCGGAACTGCTGCTCGAACAGGTTCAGCGTCTACAGAATGGGCTGTCAGGGTTCGTCTTTCTCGCAATACAGGTCGGAACCGCAGCCTGGCAGGCGTACGTCTGGGCTGGCGGCCTCCGGGTCGTCCACGGGATCAGCAGGTATGCAGCGGTCGCCATCGCTGTCATCGCCGCGACGCTCCCCGTGATAGCCGCCTGA